GACATCGCTCCAGGTCACCCGAGGCACCTCGATGAACAGCTCCCGAAGGGCCGACGGGCGGATCCGTCGCAGGGCCTGGTTGAAGTCCTCGTGGGTGACGACCAGGCGCTGCAAGACCTCGGCCGGGAAGGTCTCAAGCCTCAAATCCAGATCCGGGAGGATGCGCCGAAGGGCATTCAGGGCAGCCTCGCGGCAGAGGGCCGCCAGGTCCGACCCGACGCATCCATGCGTGAGGTCCGCCACCCAATCCAGATTCACGTCCGGGGCAAGCGGCATGGCCCGCGTGTGGATCGTGAGGATCTGGCGGCGCCCATTGCGATCCGGTACCCGCAGTTCAATCTCCCGATCGAAGCGGCCGGGGCGGCGCAGCGCCAGATCGATCGCGCCGACGCGGTTCGTAGCCCCAATGACAATGACATTGCCGCGCGGTGTCAGGCCGTCCATTAATGTCAGAAGCTGGGCCACGATCCGCCGTTCTACCTCGCCCATCACCGCTTCGCGCTTGGGGGCGATGGAGTCGAGCTCATCGATGAAGATGATAGCGGGCGGGTTCTCTTGCCCTTCCTGAAAGATGGCGCGCAGGCGTTCCTCAGACTCGCCATAGAAACGCCCCATGATCTCGGGCCCATTGATGGTGGCGAAGTGGGCCTTGGCCTCATTGGCCAGGGCCTGGGCCAGGAGGGTCTTGCCGGTCCCAGGGGGGCCGTGCAGGAGTACGCCCTTAGGCGGCGCGATTCCGAGGCGATCAAACAGTTCCGGATGCTTGAGCGGCAGTTCGACGACCTCCCGAATTTCACTGATGACCTCGCCCAGCCCGCCGATGTCATCGTAGGTGATATCCGGGAGTCGAGTCTCCTTGGTCTCCACAAACTCCGGGAGGAGTTCTACCTCTGTTTGGGGACTAATACGCACGATGCCGGATGGGACGGTGCCGGCGACGACCAGGCGCACCTCGCCAAGCCCGATCGCCAGGGAGCCCAGCAAGCCTCGGAAGAGCTCCTCCGGATACATTCCGGACGGGATCGTCTCCTTCGAACGTGAGGCTGTTCCGACCGAGATCAGATCGCCGCGGACCACGGGACGGTAGAGGAGCGCCTGGCGGAGCACTTCGCCGGGGGCGACGGCGCGCAACCCTTTGCGGGCTGGCGCCAGCGTGACCTTCTGCGCCTCTCGCCACGCGGCCTTTCGGACCTGCACGTAATCTCCGATGCTCGCATGCGCATTGGTGCGAATCACACCGTCGACCCGGATCACATCGAGACCTTGATCGGCTGAGCGGGCCGCCGCCACCAGGGCAGCCGTTTCCCGGTCCCCGACGATCGAAACGATCTCGCCTCGCTCCAGCTCCAGGACGGCAAAGGCCGCATCGCTGACGCGGACGATCCCGCGACCGATGTCTTCCTGGCCCGCTTCGGCCACCTTCAGGCGGATGCCTTCTGCCGATTGATTCTGTTGCATCTGACGTTCCGCGTACCCAGGTCCGATGGACGATTCCAGCCTATGCTCTCTGTGCTGTACGGGCGAACTCTACCAAGGGCAGCAAATCACGTCAAGGCCAGAGTGCAGAAACATAGCCGTAGACTCAGTATCAAACAGGTTGGAGTGGAGGAAGCTAAGGGAAGGCCTGAAAAAAGCAAAAGCCACAAGGTGTCTAGTGATACATCACCTCCGGGCAAATGCCGGACACCCCGTGGCTCTCTCGAGGAAGCCTTACTCGGAGCGGGTTTTGGTCTCAGGCTAAGCCCTCTTGCTCTGCAAGCATGTACTTCCTCGTGCTTGCTCGCAGTTCATTCGGCCATCGCCCGCTCACTAGGGCTTCCTCACTAATAATATAGTACTGCCTCCCATTACGTGCAAGACCCATTCGCTATCCGGTTGACTGATCAGCCCGTCTTGTCTTCTTCACAAGAGCGGCAATGACGGCTATACTGAGAGCGCCCGCCCGGAAGGTATACCTTGGCAGATGCGATGGAAGGAGCCGACATATCATGATACCGAGGTATCGGAAACTGCTGGTCACCACAGATTTTTCGCCGCTCGGAAACGCGGCGATCCCCCACGCGTATGCCATATTGTCGAAACATGGCGGTACTGTTATTCTGTGCCACGTGACAGAGGTACATGGGCCGCCGAACCCGCTCTACGCCCACTACTCTCCATGGAGTGCACTCTCCGGACCGGAGCGAATAGAGCTTCGGCAGACATTGCTCCGCTCGCTGGAAGCGCTTGTGCCTGAGCAGGCCCGTCAAGAGGGGATCGTGACGACGGAGGTGCGGGTCGTGGAGACTCCGTTGCTGGTCCACGAAGCGATCTGCCAGGAGGCCGTCGAACTGGACGTGGACCTGATCGTGATGGCGTCCCACGGCCATTCCGGGGTAGCTCGCTTACTTATGGGTTCGGTGGCCGAGCATGTGCTGCGGGTAGCCGATCGCCCGGTGCTCATTGTCCGTAGTCGGGGTTGACACTTCTTCTGCTGGTGAATGTGCGATATATCCACGCTTGCGTCGACTCGTGGTAGGAATCTATAATGCGTTGGAACGCAAATTTGCCCCTCACCCTGGCCCTCTCCCCCACATGGGGGCGAGGGGGAGTAACAAAAACGCCTCTTCGCAAAATCTCCTCTCCCCACATTGGGGGGGAGAGGATGCAGGTGAGGGGGCGCGTAAGACGTTGATTAGTAGACCCAGGAACGTATCGGACTATCGTTTACCCACGGCGTCCGGGAGAAGAGGAACGGGATGAAACGGATGATGATGATAGCCGCAATGGGGGCAGTGACGCTACTCGCAGCGACTCAGGGGTCGGCCTTGGCCGCCGGCTACGCCAATCCGCAGTTGTTGGTCGACACCCAGTGGCTGAGCCAGCATCTGAACGACCGGGATCTGCGGATCATCGACATGCGCAACAGCGCCGAGGAGTATGCGGCCGGACATATTCCGGGTGCGATCTACCTTTCGGTCAATCAGATACGTCTGGTGCTGAGAGAGTCGGGTTTTGCTATGCCTCCCGATTATGAGATCGAGGAGCGGCTGGGACAGCTCGGGATCAACAAGGAGACGATGGTTGTTGCGTATGATGACCAGGGGGGCCTCAACGCATCACGCCTGTTCTTTAGCCTCGAATATGCCGGTCACCAAAGGGCAGCGCTGTTGAACGGAGGCATCGGGAAGTGGAGATCTGAAGAGCGGCCCCTCTCGAAAATCGTACCGCAGGTGAGCAGGACGATCTATCGCATCGATTCCGAGACGCAGCGTGTTGCGTCGGCAGGCTGGATTGTCGCGAACCTGGGACGGTCGAATGTCGCCCTGGTGGATGCCAGGTCGCCTGCCGAGTTTCGCGGCGAGGATCTGCGAGCCAAGCGGGGAGGCCACATCCCGGGCGCCGTCAATATCGAATGGACGCACAACCTGGCCGGCGACAAGACATTCAAATCGGCCGATGAACTGTCGGCTCTGTATGAGCGGGCAGGGGTGACAAAGGACAAGACCGTTGTCAGCTACTGCCAGACGATGCATCGCGGAGCCGTCACGTACTTTACGCTTCGGCTGCTGGGCTATACGGACGTTCGAGGGTACGATCGCTCCTGGAGCGAGTGGGGTAACGATCCTACGCTGCCGATCGAGTGATGAGTGTATCGTAACGATCAGAGACGTTAGCTGGTGGCGCGAGGAGAGCGATGGGTGAGTTGCGACGTGATCCGGTGAGAAATCGTTGGGTGGTGATCGATCCGGAGCGGCCGGATCGAGAGGCGGCCCTCAAGGTGGAGGCGCAGCCGCCGCCTCCGCTGTCCGGCCCATGCCCCCTTTGTCCAGGCAATGAGGCGATGACCCCGCCCGAGATCATTGCGTTCGGCGAGTCCTCGCGTCAGCGAAATCAGACCGACTGGTCGGTTCGAGTGACGCCTGACCTGCAGCCGCTATGTCGGATTGAGGGTGATTTCGATCGAAGACCTGAGGGACCCTTCGACGTAATGAACGCGTTGGGGGCTCATGAGATCGTCATAGAAAGTCCACAGCATCTTTTGACATGGGCGGAATTTCCGGAGCAGCAGTTAGAGCGGGTCCTGCGCACCTATAGGATGCGAAGTCTGGACCTGCGCCTGGATGGGCGGTTTCGATCGCTGATCGTCGTCAAGAATAATGCGGACGCGGCCGGTATCCTCAGACACCCTCATTCCCATGTGCTGGCGCTCCCGTTCATCCCCTACGGGATTGAAGAGGAACTCCGCGGCTGTCGGGAGTTCTACGCGAGAAAGGAGCGCTGCGCCTTCTGCGATATCATCCTCCACGAGCGGGTCTCCCGCGTCAGACGAGTGGTGGAGACCGATTTCTTTGTGGTGCTGGCGCCCTTTGCCTCTCGCTTTCCATTCGAGACGTGGCTACTGCCTCTCCGGCACGCTTCCGATTTCGGGAAGATCGGCGAAAAGGAGCTGGTCGATCTCGCGAGTCTCGTCAAGCGGACGATGCAGATGGTCGGAAAGGTCCTCGGCAATCCGTCCTGCACGATCGTCCTGCACAGCACCCCATTTGACGAACCGCACACGCATGACTATCACTGGCATCTTGAGATCATTCCGAAGACCGCGCCCGTGGCGGCATTCGGATGGGGCGCGCGGCTGTTTGTCAATCCGATTCCGCCTGAGGAGGCGGCTGCTCTGATGGCGCAGCAGATGTAGGGTAACCCGATGTTGCCGCAGGGAGCGCACACGCTCACGCTGGGCCTGGGGGACGCCCTGATCGTGGTGGACGTCCAGAACGATTTTCTGCCGGGGGGCAGCCTGGCGGTGCCGCATGGCGATGAAGTGATCCCGGCGCTGAATCGCTACCTGGACGCTTTTGCCCGCCGAGGGCTGCCGATTTTCGCCACCCGAGACTGGCACCCGCCCAATCACTGTTCCTTTCAAGCGTATGGCGGGCCCTGGCCTCCCCACTGTGTGGCGGGGTCAGAAGGCGCGGCGCTTGCCTTCGGCCTCGAACTTCCGGCTTCCATGACCCTTATCACGCTCAAGGGAACGCAGCCTGACAAGGACGCCTACTCTGCATTCGACGGAACGGATCTTGACGTGCGACTGCGGGTTCAGCGTGTGGGACGCGTGTTTGTCGGCGGCCTCGCTACCGACTACTGCGTTCTGTGTACGGTGGAGGATGGTCTGAAAGCCGGATATGCGGTGATCCTCTTGCAGGATGCCATTCGAGCCGTCAATGTGAAGCCGGATGACGGGGCGCGAGCGGAGGCGGAGATGATTCGACGGGGGGCCATACCGATCCGATGGGAGATGCTGGCCGAATGAATCCGCCATCCAGCCTGCTGTTGACCGATCTGTACCAGCTCACCATGTTGCAGGGGTACGTCGAGTACGAGATGGAGGAGCAGGCGACCTTCGAGTTCTTTGTCCGCAAACTGCCGTCGACACGCAATTTCCTGCTGGCGGCCGGGCTGGAACAGGCGCTGAGCGTCCTCGAAGCGTTGCGTTTCACCTCCGAGGAGCTGGAGTGGCTGAGCGGCTGCGGGCTGTTCCGGCGGACCCTCGTTGACTATCTGGAGAAACTGCATTTCACCGGCGATGTGTATGCGATGCCTGAAGGTACGGTCTTTTTCTCTGACGAGCCGATCGTGCGGGTCACCGCCCCGCTGCCGCAGGCGCAACTCGTAGAGACACGTCTGATCAACCTGCTGCACTTCGAGACGCTGATCGCCTCAAAGGCGGCGCGTTCAGTGCTCGTTGCCCCAGGAAAACTCCTGGTTGATTTCGGTCTGCGGCGGGCCCACGGGGCAGAGGCCGGGTTGCTCGCGGCGCGCGCCAGTTACCTGGCGGGATTCTCGGGGACGTCTGCGGTGCAGGCGGCGCCGCTGTTCGGTATCCCGATCTATGGGACGATGGCGCACTCCTTTATTCAGGCCCATGACGATGAGACAGCCGCCTTCGAGCGCTTCGCGTATGCGAACCCGGATAATGTCGTCCTACTCATCGATACCTACGATACCGAGGCGGGTGCGGCCAAGGTCGTTTCGCTGGCGCCCAGGTTGCGACAGAAGGGAATCTCCATCAACGGCGTACGCCTGGACAGCGGCGACCTTGCGGATCACGCGCACAAAGTACGGCGGATTCTGGATGAGGGCGGGTTGGCCGACGCGGTCATCTTCGCGAGCGGAAATCTCGACGAGTCGATCGTGAGGCAATTAGTGGCGGCGCAGGCCCCGATTGATGGCTTTGGCATCGGGACGCGGATGGATACCTCTGCGGATGCCCCCTCTCTGGATTGCGCCTACAAGCTGGAGGAGTACGGTGGAAGGCCGCGCCGCAAACGCTCCGAGGGTAAGGCGACATGGCCAGGTCGCAAGCAGGTCTATCGCCGGTATGACGCCGACGGCCGTATGCGCTCCGATATCCTGACTGTGGAGGACGACCCGCAGGAAGGCGAGCCGTTGATTCAGCCGGTGATGCGCGCCGGTAAGCGCCTTCAGGCATCCGTCCCCCTTGCGGCGATTCGTGAGCATGCGCGCAACCAGCTCACGCGCTTGCCGCACGCGCTGCAAGCGTTGGAGAAAGGGCCGGACTACCCCGTCCACGTTTCAACCGCACTTCGCGACTTAGCCAAGGCCGTGGACGAACACCGACTCTGAATTGACCCCGTTGCTTAAGTCGCCGTAGCCATAGTGGAATTACGCTGACCAGTAAGGGGCGGCTCGACGGAACCCGGAGAATCTTGACGACGCCCTGGGAATACGGGAGAATCGCCGCATTCGTTAGTCGTTCGAGGCCAGGGATATGCTGATCGATATACTCGATAGTTGGGCAGATGGGAGATGATCATGATGTCGAACCGTATGCTCGAAGTAATGATCGTCGAGTGGTACCAGCGCCATCGCGTGAACATTTTGCGCGGAAACGCGAAATGAATTCGTGTGAACTGCTCACTCGATTGCTCGACTACATCGGTGAGCAGGCGAAGGACATCAACCCCCGTGCCTATCGGCTAGCGAATGCCAAAGGATTCCTTAAGCGACGCGCCGAACTCATTGGCCTTCCCGGCGTCGAGTTCGACTTGAACGTCCAAGGCGACCACCTGTGGCTACGCGTACAACGCCTGCAGGCGCACAAGCCGCCAGCCCCCGACGAGAACTTCAAGGAGCTAATTCACGTCAGTGAGGACCCGGACGGCGCCAAGCCGGCCATCGACGAACCGGCGATGAAAGCGCGCATTGCCGCCGCCGCTGTAGACAAGACGTCAGAAGAGCGCGGTGAGCTTGAGCGGCGCGACCGTGCCGTACTCGACCAGGCGCTCGCGCAGTACCTCCCCCTTTGGGAAGCGTGGGCCGAGGGTGAGAAGCCGCGTCGCAGAAGCATCGACCTGTACGGCGAACTCTTCTCCATTAAACATCAGCTCGAGGCTGAAGAGACGGCCAACCCAGTCGAACTTGTGTGGGGCGTGGGCATCGCGACTTGGCAACTGAAGTGGCAGGAATCGTCGGAAAAAACTTCACCGGTGGATTTCGAGTACCCGCTGCTCACTCAGCAGATGGAAGTCGGACTGGACGAAGCGACGATGGCGCTATTCCTGCGGCCGCGGGCCACCGACACGCGCTACGAAGGGGACGCGTTCGCCGTATGCCTGGGTCGCGGCTCAGCGGACGTTGAACGGGCTGCGCGCGATCAGCTCGCGCGAAACGCGGAGCGTCCGGTTTCGCCGTTCGATCCGGGCTCGTACATGGACGTATTGAAACTCGCTGCCGGTAATCTGGATAGTCAAGGCAGCTATCGCACACTGCCCGAATCCGACGGCGTCGTGCCGCCGCCAGACGAACACTTAGTCGTCACCGATGCGTGGGTGTTGTTCCTTCGGCCGCGCACGAACAACGTATTGGCCGACGACCTGCGTCGGCTGAAGCAGCGACTTATCGACGGTTGCGAAATCCCTGCGGGACCGGCGGCGTTGGTGACGCCGCCGTCGGATGAACCTGTACCATTCGCTAGTATCGAGTTTCGCGGCCTGTCGAGCCGCGGCACGGGCGGCGGCGGCGAACTACGAGAGCTGTACTTCCCCCTACCGTACAACCAAGAGCAGGTGACCATCGTCCAGCAACTGGAGCAAGCGGAAGGCGTGTCGGTCCAAGGGCCGCCCGGCACCGGCAAGACGCATACGATTGCCAACATCATCTGTCACTACCTGGCTACAGGCCGCCGCGTGCTCGTGACCTCTAAGGGCGAGCCAGCGCTCGAAGTCCTGCAGGACAAGATTCCCGAGGAGATCCGCCCGCTCACGGTGGCGCTACTGACGAGCGACCGCGAAAGTCTGCGGCAGTTCGAAAGCGCCATCAATACGATACAGGCGAAAGTCTCCCAGCTCAACCCCGAACTAACGTGCCAGGAAATCGAGTA
This genomic stretch from Candidatus Methylomirabilis lanthanidiphila harbors:
- a CDS encoding ATPase AAA, whose product is MQQNQSAEGIRLKVAEAGQEDIGRGIVRVSDAAFAVLELERGEIVSIVGDRETAALVAAARSADQGLDVIRVDGVIRTNAHASIGDYVQVRKAAWREAQKVTLAPARKGLRAVAPGEVLRQALLYRPVVRGDLISVGTASRSKETIPSGMYPEELFRGLLGSLAIGLGEVRLVVAGTVPSGIVRISPQTEVELLPEFVETKETRLPDITYDDIGGLGEVISEIREVVELPLKHPELFDRLGIAPPKGVLLHGPPGTGKTLLAQALANEAKAHFATINGPEIMGRFYGESEERLRAIFQEGQENPPAIIFIDELDSIAPKREAVMGEVERRIVAQLLTLMDGLTPRGNVIVIGATNRVGAIDLALRRPGRFDREIELRVPDRNGRRQILTIHTRAMPLAPDVNLDWVADLTHGCVGSDLAALCREAALNALRRILPDLDLRLETFPAEVLQRLVVTHEDFNQALRRIRPSALRELFIEVPRVTWSDVGGLDDVKRSLRETVELPLTHPQAFERLGIKPPKGVLLYGPPGTGKTLLAKAVANEAKANFMLAKGSDLLSKWYGESEQRIREFFAKARQVAPAIVFFDEVDALVPRRGTAAGEPHVTERIVNQLLSELDGLEELRGVVILGATNRPDLIDPALLRPGRFDALVYVPVPDAAARAEILAVHTRRMAVAPDVDLKDLVRRTDHFTGADLALLCMRAAQLALRKDLEAKTVTHADFLAALTEILPSVTEAMEREYAEVGKRLRQGAPQPDSAPGGHYL
- a CDS encoding Universal stress protein family protein — its product is MIPRYRKLLVTTDFSPLGNAAIPHAYAILSKHGGTVILCHVTEVHGPPNPLYAHYSPWSALSGPERIELRQTLLRSLEALVPEQARQEGIVTTEVRVVETPLLVHEAICQEAVELDVDLIVMASHGHSGVARLLMGSVAEHVLRVADRPVLIVRSRG
- the rhdA gene encoding Thiosulfate sulfurtransferase, whose translation is MKRMMMIAAMGAVTLLAATQGSALAAGYANPQLLVDTQWLSQHLNDRDLRIIDMRNSAEEYAAGHIPGAIYLSVNQIRLVLRESGFAMPPDYEIEERLGQLGINKETMVVAYDDQGGLNASRLFFSLEYAGHQRAALLNGGIGKWRSEERPLSKIVPQVSRTIYRIDSETQRVASAGWIVANLGRSNVALVDARSPAEFRGEDLRAKRGGHIPGAVNIEWTHNLAGDKTFKSADELSALYERAGVTKDKTVVSYCQTMHRGAVTYFTLRLLGYTDVRGYDRSWSEWGNDPTLPIE
- a CDS encoding galactose-1-phosphate uridylyltransferase, whose product is MGELRRDPVRNRWVVIDPERPDREAALKVEAQPPPPLSGPCPLCPGNEAMTPPEIIAFGESSRQRNQTDWSVRVTPDLQPLCRIEGDFDRRPEGPFDVMNALGAHEIVIESPQHLLTWAEFPEQQLERVLRTYRMRSLDLRLDGRFRSLIVVKNNADAAGILRHPHSHVLALPFIPYGIEEELRGCREFYARKERCAFCDIILHERVSRVRRVVETDFFVVLAPFASRFPFETWLLPLRHASDFGKIGEKELVDLASLVKRTMQMVGKVLGNPSCTIVLHSTPFDEPHTHDYHWHLEIIPKTAPVAAFGWGARLFVNPIPPEEAAALMAQQM
- a CDS encoding Pyrazinamidase/nicotinamidase (PZAase) (Nicotine deamidase) (NAMase), which encodes MLPQGAHTLTLGLGDALIVVDVQNDFLPGGSLAVPHGDEVIPALNRYLDAFARRGLPIFATRDWHPPNHCSFQAYGGPWPPHCVAGSEGAALAFGLELPASMTLITLKGTQPDKDAYSAFDGTDLDVRLRVQRVGRVFVGGLATDYCVLCTVEDGLKAGYAVILLQDAIRAVNVKPDDGARAEAEMIRRGAIPIRWEMLAE
- a CDS encoding nicotinate phosphoribosyltransferase, whose amino-acid sequence is MNPPSSLLLTDLYQLTMLQGYVEYEMEEQATFEFFVRKLPSTRNFLLAAGLEQALSVLEALRFTSEELEWLSGCGLFRRTLVDYLEKLHFTGDVYAMPEGTVFFSDEPIVRVTAPLPQAQLVETRLINLLHFETLIASKAARSVLVAPGKLLVDFGLRRAHGAEAGLLAARASYLAGFSGTSAVQAAPLFGIPIYGTMAHSFIQAHDDETAAFERFAYANPDNVVLLIDTYDTEAGAAKVVSLAPRLRQKGISINGVRLDSGDLADHAHKVRRILDEGGLADAVIFASGNLDESIVRQLVAAQAPIDGFGIGTRMDTSADAPSLDCAYKLEEYGGRPRRKRSEGKATWPGRKQVYRRYDADGRMRSDILTVEDDPQEGEPLIQPVMRAGKRLQASVPLAAIREHARNQLTRLPHALQALEKGPDYPVHVSTALRDLAKAVDEHRL